The following proteins are encoded in a genomic region of Thiomicrospira sp. R3:
- the lepA gene encoding translation elongation factor 4: MSQPLSLIRNFSIIAHIDHGKSTIADRFIHLCGGLSDREMESQVLDSMDIEKERGITIKAQSVTLMYPAEDGNTYQLNFIDTPGHVDFSYEVSRSLAACEGALLVVDASQGVEAQTVANCYTAIEQGLEVLAVLNKIDLPAAEPERVIEEIEEIIGIEAHDAVHASAKAGIGIKETLEQIVARVPAPKGNLDGPLKALIIDSWFDNYLGVVSLVRVLDGKISKKMKMRVMSTGDDYEITDVGIFTPKRTSRDCLSAGEVGYVIAGIKDIDGAPVGDTLTDSRNPATERMPGFKPVQPRVFAGLFPISSEDYEDLREALRKLRLNDAALHFEPETSEALGFGFRCGFLGMLHMEIVQERLEREYNLDLISTAPTVVYEILTKKGEVLKIDNPSELPEVGSIDEIREPIIQANILVPQDHIGAVMKLCIDKRGVQKNMTYAGNQIAISFELPLNEVVLDFFDRLKSTSRGYASMDYEFKRFQADDLVKLDFLINGEPVDALAVITHRCVAVQRGKEMIEKLKDIIPRQMFEVAIQAAIGGKIIGRTNVKAMRKNVLAKCYGGDVSRKKKLLEKQKAGKKRMKTIGRVELPQEAFMAVLNTGGSDK, encoded by the coding sequence ATGTCACAACCCTTATCGCTAATCCGTAATTTTTCGATTATTGCTCATATTGATCATGGTAAGTCAACGATTGCCGATCGTTTTATTCATCTGTGCGGCGGGCTGTCTGATCGTGAAATGGAGAGCCAAGTTCTCGATTCGATGGACATCGAAAAAGAACGCGGCATTACGATTAAAGCGCAGAGTGTGACCTTGATGTATCCGGCTGAGGATGGTAACACTTATCAGCTTAACTTTATTGATACGCCAGGGCATGTGGACTTTTCTTATGAAGTGTCTCGTTCTTTAGCGGCCTGTGAAGGCGCGTTATTGGTGGTGGATGCGTCGCAGGGCGTTGAGGCGCAAACGGTAGCCAACTGCTATACCGCGATTGAACAGGGTCTAGAGGTTTTAGCCGTGCTCAATAAAATTGATTTACCTGCGGCAGAACCCGAACGTGTAATTGAAGAAATTGAAGAAATCATTGGTATCGAAGCGCATGACGCGGTGCATGCCAGCGCCAAAGCAGGAATCGGCATAAAAGAAACGCTTGAACAAATAGTTGCGCGTGTTCCTGCCCCTAAGGGGAATCTTGATGGACCGTTAAAAGCACTGATAATCGACTCTTGGTTTGATAATTATCTAGGTGTGGTTTCACTGGTTCGTGTGTTGGATGGCAAAATCAGTAAAAAAATGAAAATGCGGGTTATGTCAACGGGAGATGACTACGAGATAACCGATGTGGGTATTTTTACACCCAAACGTACCTCGCGTGATTGTTTGAGTGCTGGCGAAGTAGGTTATGTCATCGCGGGCATTAAAGATATTGATGGCGCGCCAGTTGGTGACACGCTTACGGATTCCAGAAACCCAGCGACCGAGCGTATGCCTGGGTTCAAACCGGTTCAACCGCGTGTGTTTGCAGGGTTATTTCCGATTAGTTCGGAGGATTATGAAGATTTACGTGAGGCGCTGCGTAAGCTGCGCTTGAATGATGCGGCATTGCATTTTGAGCCGGAAACCTCTGAAGCACTTGGGTTTGGTTTCCGTTGTGGCTTTTTGGGCATGTTGCATATGGAAATTGTGCAAGAACGGTTGGAACGTGAATATAACCTGGATTTGATTAGTACGGCACCAACAGTTGTATATGAAATTTTAACTAAAAAGGGCGAGGTATTGAAAATTGATAACCCGTCTGAGTTACCGGAAGTGGGGTCGATTGATGAAATTCGTGAGCCGATTATTCAAGCGAATATTTTGGTGCCACAGGATCATATCGGCGCGGTGATGAAGCTGTGTATTGATAAGCGCGGCGTGCAAAAAAACATGACCTATGCCGGTAACCAAATTGCGATAAGCTTTGAGCTGCCTTTGAACGAAGTGGTATTGGACTTTTTTGACCGCTTAAAGTCAACCAGTCGTGGGTATGCCTCGATGGATTATGAGTTTAAACGTTTCCAAGCTGATGATTTAGTCAAGCTAGACTTTTTAATTAATGGTGAGCCAGTAGATGCCTTGGCGGTCATCACTCACCGCTGCGTGGCGGTGCAGCGTGGAAAGGAAATGATTGAAAAACTCAAAGACATTATCCCACGCCAAATGTTTGAAGTAGCGATACAGGCGGCAATTGGTGGCAAGATTATCGGACGTACCAATGTAAAAGCGATGCGCAAGAACGTTTTAGCGAAATGTTATGGCGGCGACGTGTCGCGTAAGAAAAAATTACTAGAGAAGCAGAAAGCGGGCAAAAAACGAATGAAAACAATCGGACGTGTTGAGCTGCCGCAGGAGGCTTTTATGGCGGTATTGAACACTGGAGGATCGGATAAGTGA
- the rnc gene encoding ribonuclease III, with protein MSLDEEREAKLRELSRKLGYSFSDLSWLSLALTHRSQNAKNNERLEFLGDSLVNFMIADILFHQFTKLPEGDLSRIRAHLVKGETLAEIGREYELSNYLILGPGELKSGGYRRSSIIADAVEAIICAIYKDGGLGQTRAFVERIYAGRLDALDPKKVGKDPKTRLQEILQADQQPLPEYSIISVNGAAHAQNFTVACYVAKLNTKFEATDMSRRKAEQKAAEFALDALGEL; from the coding sequence ATGTCGTTGGATGAGGAAAGAGAAGCGAAGCTTCGTGAATTAAGTCGCAAACTGGGTTATTCGTTTAGTGATTTGTCCTGGCTTAGCTTGGCTCTAACCCATCGTAGTCAAAATGCTAAAAACAATGAGCGTTTGGAGTTTTTGGGTGATAGTTTAGTCAACTTTATGATCGCTGATATTTTGTTTCATCAGTTTACCAAATTGCCTGAAGGTGATTTAAGCCGCATTCGAGCACATTTGGTTAAGGGCGAAACATTGGCAGAAATTGGCCGCGAATATGAGTTATCTAATTACTTGATCTTAGGCCCTGGCGAACTTAAAAGCGGAGGTTATCGACGCAGCTCAATTATCGCTGATGCGGTTGAAGCCATTATTTGTGCTATTTATAAGGATGGTGGCTTGGGGCAAACACGTGCTTTTGTTGAGCGGATCTATGCTGGCCGATTGGATGCCTTGGATCCAAAAAAAGTAGGTAAAGACCCGAAAACACGCCTGCAAGAAATCTTACAAGCGGATCAACAACCCTTACCCGAATATAGCATTATTAGTGTTAATGGCGCGGCACATGCCCAAAATTTCACGGTAGCTTGTTATGTCGCTAAGCTAAATACAAAATTTGAAGCGACGGATATGTCACGCCGCAAAGCGGAACAAAAAGCAGCTGAATTTGCACTTGATGCACTGGGTGAATTATGA
- the era gene encoding GTPase Era — MKPIHIDLEQPGLVEETTDFKAGFAAVIGRPNVGKSTLMNELLGQKLSITSHKPQTTRHRIHGIYTADDHQIVYVDTPGMHLGGQKSINRYMNRVAKSAFSGVDVILFVIEAGRWNKEDQSVADQLKHADAPVVLIVNKVDKFKQKTDLLPFLQTLNGKVEFSTLIPVSAHKKNGLDLIQKEILKVLPNQAPIFPEDYITDRSTKFLVAEIVREKLMRMLGDEVPYGATVEIEQFEQEEGTGRWAINALILVEREGQKRIVIGDKGEKIKQIGTDARKDMIALLENRVHLELWVKVKENWSDDDRALASLGYTESHN; from the coding sequence ATGAAACCGATACATATAGATTTAGAACAACCAGGCCTGGTTGAAGAAACCACGGATTTTAAAGCGGGTTTTGCCGCGGTTATTGGGCGGCCAAATGTCGGGAAATCCACGTTAATGAATGAGCTGCTGGGGCAAAAACTCAGCATCACCTCACACAAGCCACAAACCACCCGCCACCGTATCCACGGGATTTATACCGCTGATGATCACCAGATAGTGTACGTTGATACGCCGGGTATGCATTTAGGTGGTCAAAAGTCGATTAACCGCTACATGAATCGTGTTGCCAAAAGTGCGTTTTCGGGGGTGGATGTCATTTTGTTCGTGATTGAGGCCGGCCGATGGAACAAGGAGGATCAGTCAGTAGCCGATCAATTAAAACATGCCGATGCGCCGGTGGTGTTGATTGTCAATAAGGTGGATAAGTTTAAGCAAAAAACTGATTTATTACCCTTTTTGCAGACCTTAAATGGCAAGGTGGAATTTAGCACCCTCATTCCTGTTTCAGCGCATAAGAAAAATGGTCTTGATTTAATTCAGAAAGAAATTTTAAAAGTCTTGCCCAATCAAGCGCCGATTTTCCCTGAGGACTATATTACCGACCGTTCGACCAAGTTTTTGGTTGCTGAAATTGTGCGTGAAAAACTGATGCGTATGCTAGGTGATGAAGTACCTTATGGTGCAACCGTAGAAATTGAGCAGTTTGAACAGGAAGAGGGCACAGGGCGTTGGGCAATTAATGCGCTGATTTTGGTTGAACGTGAAGGCCAAAAACGCATTGTGATAGGTGATAAAGGTGAGAAAATCAAACAAATAGGTACTGATGCGCGTAAAGACATGATTGCGCTGCTAGAGAACCGCGTGCATTTGGAGTTGTGGGTCAAGGTAAAAGAAAACTGGTCTGATGATGACCGTGCATTGGCAAGTTTGGGTTATACCGAATCGCACAATTAA
- the greA gene encoding transcription elongation factor GreA: MQKHPMTKEGADKLQMELNRLKKEDRPRITQAIADAREHGDLKENAEYHAAREQQGMNEARIKYIEGILGNVQIIDVTQIQAHGKIVFGATVKLLNIDTDEEVSYRIVGNEEADVKANKISINSPIARALIGKTEGEEIVVQAPSGDIDYEILEVLYV; the protein is encoded by the coding sequence ATGCAAAAACACCCTATGACCAAAGAAGGTGCAGATAAGTTACAAATGGAATTGAATCGCTTAAAAAAAGAAGATCGTCCGCGCATCACGCAAGCGATTGCGGATGCGCGTGAACATGGTGATTTAAAAGAAAATGCTGAATACCATGCTGCCCGCGAACAGCAGGGTATGAATGAAGCTCGCATAAAGTATATTGAAGGCATTTTAGGGAATGTCCAAATTATTGATGTTACCCAAATTCAAGCGCACGGAAAAATAGTGTTTGGTGCAACGGTTAAGTTGCTAAATATTGATACGGATGAAGAAGTATCCTACCGTATTGTAGGCAATGAAGAAGCTGATGTTAAGGCGAATAAAATATCAATAAACTCGCCTATTGCACGCGCATTAATTGGCAAAACTGAAGGTGAAGAAATCGTAGTTCAAGCACCAAGTGGTGATATTGATTATGAAATTCTTGAGGTGCTTTACGTTTAG
- a CDS encoding SoxR reducing system RseC family protein has product MTQRLQAQGWVESTDQNHVWVRTQRESACGGCQGQSSCGTSSLAKVFAMGSQPLLRLPNLMEARPGDQVLLELDGSSLIKQAFLAYGLPLLGLFTGALLVNTMLLNPQDWQTAAGALLGMVVAWLWVRFNHRPEQPKIIQVIRSSV; this is encoded by the coding sequence GTGACACAGCGATTACAGGCACAAGGTTGGGTAGAATCTACCGACCAGAATCATGTTTGGGTCAGAACTCAGCGCGAATCAGCTTGTGGGGGCTGTCAAGGTCAGTCAAGTTGTGGAACAAGTAGTTTAGCGAAAGTTTTTGCGATGGGCAGTCAACCGTTACTTAGATTGCCCAATTTGATGGAAGCCAGGCCTGGTGATCAAGTTTTATTGGAGTTAGACGGCTCAAGTTTAATTAAACAGGCTTTTTTAGCTTATGGATTACCCCTATTAGGGTTGTTTACAGGTGCGCTGTTGGTTAATACTATGCTCTTAAATCCTCAGGACTGGCAAACGGCGGCTGGCGCGTTATTGGGTATGGTTGTCGCTTGGTTATGGGTTAGATTTAATCACCGACCCGAGCAGCCAAAAATTATACAAGTTATTAGGAGTTCAGTATGA
- a CDS encoding DegQ family serine endoprotease, with protein MKKQIVTLSMMLCFVFAPVWLLKAHASVVTGFPDFTQLVEQNHQAVVNISTTRTERISRETIPPQFRGIPDDFLRHFFGFDPRQERRPQPERRSQSVGSGFIISEDGYILTNHHVIEGADGVIVRLSDRQEYTAEIIGSDPRTDVALLKVDATGLPIVTIGDSDQLKVGAWVLAIGAPFGLDYTVTAGIVSAKGRNLPDDTYVPFIQTDVAINPGNSGGPLINLQGEVIGINAQIYTRSGGFMGLSFAIPIEIAMNVVEQIKQTGKVERGFLGVQVQEVTAELARSFNMEKPTGALVAQAFPDTPAEKAGIESGDIILKFDGRLIEKSADLPPAVGITALEKEVEIEILRQGERKIVTAILAALSDHEPQAKAQAQPEEPEKIASKRLNIELKELTKEQLARFNLPFGVEVSKVEEGVGRKNGILQGDILVSINFQPIRKAEDIDAVLTKAHPGQSLPVRIVRNGRSIFVALVVD; from the coding sequence ATGAAAAAACAGATAGTTACGTTGAGTATGATGCTTTGTTTCGTTTTTGCTCCCGTTTGGCTGCTAAAAGCGCATGCGTCTGTTGTTACAGGTTTTCCAGATTTCACTCAACTGGTTGAGCAGAACCACCAAGCGGTTGTTAATATCAGCACAACACGTACTGAACGGATTTCTCGTGAAACGATTCCTCCTCAGTTTCGTGGTATTCCTGATGATTTTCTGCGCCATTTCTTTGGCTTTGATCCACGACAAGAGCGTCGTCCGCAACCTGAGCGCAGGAGTCAGTCAGTGGGTTCGGGCTTTATTATCAGCGAAGATGGTTATATCCTAACGAATCACCATGTCATCGAAGGAGCAGATGGCGTTATTGTGCGTTTAAGTGATCGCCAAGAGTATACAGCCGAGATTATTGGTAGTGATCCACGAACGGATGTTGCTTTGCTGAAGGTTGACGCGACGGGTTTACCGATTGTGACTATTGGTGACTCTGATCAATTAAAAGTGGGGGCTTGGGTATTAGCAATTGGTGCACCTTTTGGTTTGGATTATACCGTTACCGCCGGTATTGTGAGTGCTAAAGGCCGTAATCTGCCCGATGATACTTATGTACCGTTTATCCAAACGGATGTGGCGATTAATCCAGGTAACTCCGGTGGGCCGTTAATTAATCTGCAGGGCGAAGTCATTGGGATTAACGCACAAATTTATACGCGTAGCGGTGGCTTTATGGGGCTTTCGTTTGCGATCCCAATTGAGATCGCGATGAACGTGGTCGAGCAAATCAAGCAAACAGGCAAGGTTGAACGCGGATTTCTTGGTGTTCAAGTACAAGAAGTAACTGCAGAATTGGCACGCTCGTTTAATATGGAAAAACCCACCGGTGCACTGGTTGCACAAGCCTTTCCAGATACGCCAGCAGAAAAGGCGGGCATCGAATCAGGGGATATTATCCTGAAATTTGACGGACGACTTATAGAGAAGTCAGCTGATTTACCTCCGGCAGTGGGCATTACTGCCTTGGAAAAAGAGGTTGAAATTGAAATTCTTCGACAAGGTGAGCGTAAAATCGTAACAGCAATCTTGGCTGCGTTAAGTGACCATGAACCCCAAGCGAAAGCGCAGGCTCAACCTGAAGAGCCGGAAAAAATAGCAAGTAAACGCTTAAATATCGAGCTTAAAGAATTAACTAAAGAACAGTTAGCTCGTTTTAATCTGCCCTTTGGTGTAGAGGTAAGTAAGGTTGAAGAGGGGGTTGGGCGCAAAAACGGCATTCTTCAAGGCGATATTCTTGTGAGTATTAATTTTCAACCGATTAGAAAAGCTGAAGATATTGACGCTGTGCTCACTAAAGCCCATCCTGGACAATCTTTACCGGTAAGGATTGTTAGAAATGGGCGATCAATATTTGTTGCGCTGGTTGTTGATTAA
- a CDS encoding 3'-5' exonuclease: MVSAIPNQMAAEKTDFQIGHLQATPEQSLIIQAALAGESFKIPAFAGATKTTTLKGVAEHLTFKRILYLAFNKAIADEARQFFPNWVECRTAHSLAYRFMMQAEPSYQQKLKRAGAFLPYQDLEAYSDKPEYWHPFRRSRFQVNIAISETLANYLNSAEILVEALHIPEVVMQWCSTASPSEEQAFVGQLVAIVQQLANNMLDPNSECGMTHDAYLKAFQLRKPKLAYDVILLDEAQDTNPVLQAILAQQSCQKILVGDKHQEIYAWRNAINTLENVFFKEYALTHSFRFGAHISALANQLLTKLNEPRKIVGRGQDLPINQGFDPYKPYAVMCRTNAKVFEVADFCLQRNISYCINGGLDQVTRLIESAYGLYQGDRKAPKSAELSLFNSWQEFSEVAEELNKAEWKTIVKFVETHKSETLQKIKKLGKYAQHASQTQVFISTVHKAKGLGFDQVVLASDFEWPDDGHPGYKESLNVIYVAITRAKRVLVLPKNLRKWMHA, translated from the coding sequence GTGGTTTCCGCTATTCCAAACCAAATGGCCGCTGAAAAAACTGATTTTCAGATAGGCCATTTGCAAGCCACGCCAGAGCAGTCATTGATTATTCAAGCTGCGCTGGCAGGTGAAAGCTTTAAAATACCGGCATTCGCTGGTGCAACCAAAACCACTACCTTAAAAGGGGTGGCAGAGCACCTCACGTTTAAACGTATCCTCTATTTAGCGTTTAATAAAGCGATTGCAGACGAAGCGCGTCAGTTTTTTCCCAACTGGGTAGAGTGTCGAACAGCGCACAGTTTGGCTTATCGTTTTATGATGCAGGCTGAACCCAGTTATCAGCAAAAACTTAAACGTGCAGGGGCATTTTTGCCCTATCAAGATTTAGAAGCCTACTCAGATAAACCTGAATACTGGCATCCCTTTCGTCGTTCACGTTTTCAAGTAAATATTGCGATTAGTGAAACCCTTGCTAATTACCTAAACTCAGCTGAAATATTGGTAGAGGCGTTACATATTCCTGAGGTCGTTATGCAATGGTGCAGCACGGCTAGCCCTAGCGAAGAGCAAGCCTTTGTTGGGCAGTTGGTGGCGATTGTTCAGCAACTTGCGAATAATATGCTTGATCCAAACAGCGAATGTGGTATGACGCATGATGCTTATCTTAAAGCCTTTCAGTTAAGAAAACCTAAGCTCGCCTATGATGTTATTCTTCTCGATGAAGCGCAGGATACGAATCCTGTATTACAGGCGATTTTAGCGCAACAATCCTGTCAAAAAATCTTGGTTGGTGATAAACATCAAGAGATTTATGCATGGCGTAATGCCATTAATACTTTAGAAAATGTGTTTTTTAAAGAATATGCCCTGACGCATTCATTTCGTTTTGGTGCACATATTTCGGCCCTAGCAAATCAATTATTAACAAAATTAAATGAACCTAGAAAGATTGTTGGTCGGGGTCAAGATTTACCTATTAATCAAGGGTTTGACCCCTATAAACCTTATGCAGTGATGTGTCGAACGAATGCAAAGGTATTTGAGGTTGCAGATTTTTGTTTACAACGCAACATTAGCTATTGTATTAATGGCGGCTTGGATCAGGTTACACGTTTAATCGAGTCTGCCTATGGTTTATATCAAGGGGACCGAAAAGCGCCCAAGTCGGCTGAACTAAGTTTGTTTAACTCATGGCAAGAGTTTAGTGAGGTGGCCGAAGAGCTCAATAAAGCGGAATGGAAAACCATTGTTAAGTTTGTAGAAACCCATAAGTCAGAAACACTGCAAAAAATAAAAAAACTTGGTAAGTACGCCCAGCATGCTTCACAGACACAGGTATTTATCAGCACGGTGCATAAAGCCAAAGGGTTAGGGTTTGATCAAGTGGTATTGGCTTCCGATTTTGAATGGCCTGATGATGGCCATCCTGGCTACAAAGAGAGTTTAAATGTTATTTATGTTGCCATAACCCGCGCTAAGCGCGTATTGGTTTTGCCAAAGAATCTTAGGAAGTGGATGCACGCATAA
- a CDS encoding folate-binding protein, translating into MNTKWQAFLQQQNAQLDDQGAIKQLEFPELERMLIKHGPVMTSLAHHALLKVSGEDAETFLQGQLSNDIKQVNEDSAHYSAYCDPKGNVLALFLIFMHQGDYFLSFDYSLADAIQKRLQMFVMRSKVTIKAVCDEWIRLGFAGQFADLDIQRRLDTKLKKEMAVTLSKEPGLEQTVIIKVPGPFHRYEIFAPVEQAMESWNKLRLNGDITNINDWRLLNIATGRAEITAALSGQHLAQSYNFDKTEVINFKKGCYPGQEVIARTHYRGKAAKRMLRIHLDDLVEMNPADTLELIDNNEKTYKLDVVLSNPDIFEGSLCLAIGTVKSLDLAKGHLKLVRTGGLAKIEPLPYPLIDET; encoded by the coding sequence ATGAATACAAAATGGCAAGCTTTTTTACAACAGCAGAATGCGCAACTGGATGATCAGGGCGCGATTAAGCAACTCGAATTTCCAGAATTGGAACGCATGCTCATTAAGCATGGACCCGTAATGACCAGCCTGGCCCATCATGCATTACTTAAAGTCTCTGGCGAAGACGCAGAAACGTTTCTTCAAGGCCAACTAAGCAATGATATCAAACAGGTCAATGAAGACTCTGCACACTACTCAGCCTATTGCGACCCCAAAGGTAATGTACTCGCACTATTTTTGATTTTTATGCATCAAGGTGATTACTTTTTAAGCTTTGATTATAGCCTAGCTGACGCGATTCAAAAACGCTTACAAATGTTTGTTATGCGCTCTAAAGTTACGATTAAGGCTGTCTGCGATGAATGGATACGACTTGGTTTTGCCGGACAGTTTGCTGACCTAGATATTCAACGTCGGTTAGATACCAAGTTAAAAAAAGAAATGGCTGTCACCCTCTCGAAAGAGCCAGGCCTGGAGCAAACGGTTATTATCAAAGTACCCGGCCCCTTCCATCGTTATGAAATCTTCGCCCCTGTAGAACAAGCAATGGAAAGCTGGAATAAGTTACGCCTTAATGGTGACATCACCAATATAAACGATTGGCGATTACTTAATATTGCGACTGGGCGTGCTGAGATAACAGCTGCACTCTCAGGCCAGCATCTGGCGCAAAGTTACAATTTCGATAAAACCGAGGTGATCAACTTTAAAAAAGGTTGTTACCCTGGTCAAGAAGTGATTGCACGTACTCATTATCGTGGCAAAGCCGCCAAACGTATGTTACGGATACACTTAGATGATCTAGTAGAAATGAATCCTGCCGATACACTTGAACTCATTGATAACAATGAAAAAACCTATAAACTTGATGTGGTGTTATCTAATCCGGATATTTTTGAAGGGTCTTTATGTTTAGCTATTGGTACGGTTAAATCTCTCGATTTAGCCAAAGGTCACTTAAAACTTGTCCGTACAGGGGGGCTAGCTAAAATTGAACCCCTACCCTATCCACTAATTGACGAAACCTAA
- the lepB gene encoding signal peptidase I, whose translation MSFELILVLITAITGVIVFIDKLVWRRKRAESATTEKEPLIIEYSRSLFPVFLIVLVLRSFIIEPFRIPSGSMYPTLHIGDFIVVNKFSYGIRLPVVQTKILPLGEVKRGDVAVFRFPLDPKIDYIKRIVGLPGDTVSYIDKKLFINGELVEQKPIGRYIGTESGSVMTGAALLQELLPGGNVHEILIDPNRAGQIMYEVTVPEGHYFAVGDNRDHSADSRMWGFVPDEHLKGRAFGIWMHWDNGIQFNRIGKGIN comes from the coding sequence GTGAGTTTTGAATTAATATTGGTATTAATCACCGCGATAACTGGGGTGATTGTATTTATTGATAAGCTGGTTTGGCGAAGAAAAAGAGCCGAGTCAGCGACGACTGAAAAAGAGCCATTAATTATTGAATATTCTCGCTCTTTATTTCCTGTTTTTTTGATAGTTTTGGTGTTGCGTTCGTTTATTATTGAGCCGTTTAGAATCCCGTCTGGTTCTATGTACCCTACATTACATATAGGTGATTTTATTGTCGTTAATAAGTTTTCTTACGGCATACGTTTACCTGTGGTACAAACTAAAATTCTGCCTTTAGGCGAAGTAAAGCGTGGCGATGTTGCTGTTTTTCGTTTCCCATTAGACCCTAAAATTGACTATATCAAACGGATAGTCGGTTTACCGGGTGATACGGTCAGTTATATAGATAAAAAGTTATTTATTAATGGTGAGCTAGTAGAGCAAAAGCCTATTGGGCGCTATATTGGAACTGAATCGGGTTCGGTTATGACGGGTGCTGCGTTGTTGCAAGAGCTGTTACCCGGTGGTAATGTGCATGAGATCTTAATCGATCCTAATCGTGCTGGCCAAATCATGTACGAAGTCACCGTGCCAGAAGGACATTATTTTGCTGTCGGCGATAACCGAGATCATAGTGCGGATAGCCGTATGTGGGGCTTTGTGCCAGATGAACATCTTAAAGGCCGTGCATTTGGTATTTGGATGCATTGGGACAATGGCATTCAGTTCAATCGCATTGGCAAGGGGATTAACTGA
- the nadB gene encoding L-aspartate oxidase, which translates to MSSRFHQTQVLIIGSGIAGLSLALKLAKNYQVTVLAKATLAESSSIYAQGGIAAVLDPFDSIDAHVNDTLNAGAGLCEKEAVRFVAQNASQAINELIALGVPFSPATEDSPPFRFHLTQEGGHSHRRIIHAADHTGHSVQSTLLKRLKEHQNIKLLPNHMTIDLITSRESRRCIGAYVLNKSNRQVFAIQANFTVLASGGASKAYLYTSNPDTSTGDGIAMAWRAGCRVGNMEFNQFHPTCLFHPQDRSFLISEAVRGEGGVLKLPNGEAFMARYDERADLAPRDIVARAIDQEMKTHGIDCVYLDISHKSKDYLQQHFPTIYARCKKVGIDISQQPIPVVPAAHYTCGGIVTNLQGETDLPGLYAIGETAYTGLHGANRLASNSLLEGLVFAQATRLSIESSQIIPINEVIREWDSSRVSEARERVLVSHDWDELRRVMWDYVGIVRTDKRLNRAAQRIRNLQKEINEFYRQHRLDSDLLELRNLALVASLMVGSAQKRKESRGLHYNLDHPQTKRRAKPTLLKPKNFQ; encoded by the coding sequence GTGTCCTCACGTTTTCACCAAACTCAGGTTTTAATTATCGGCAGTGGCATTGCGGGCTTATCCTTAGCCTTAAAATTAGCAAAAAACTACCAAGTAACGGTTTTAGCCAAAGCCACCCTTGCAGAGAGCAGCAGCATCTACGCACAAGGGGGTATTGCGGCGGTATTAGATCCCTTTGACTCAATAGATGCGCACGTTAATGACACATTAAATGCTGGCGCAGGTTTATGCGAAAAAGAAGCGGTACGCTTTGTCGCGCAAAATGCTAGCCAAGCTATAAATGAACTGATTGCACTGGGTGTTCCCTTTAGCCCTGCCACTGAAGACTCGCCGCCCTTTCGATTCCACTTGACTCAAGAAGGTGGGCATAGCCACCGTAGAATCATTCACGCCGCCGATCATACTGGACACTCGGTACAGTCTACCTTATTAAAAAGGTTGAAAGAACATCAAAATATTAAACTCCTACCTAATCATATGACCATTGACCTCATCACAAGTCGAGAATCTAGACGTTGTATTGGTGCTTATGTCCTTAACAAATCTAATCGCCAGGTCTTTGCAATCCAAGCCAACTTTACTGTTTTAGCAAGTGGTGGCGCGAGCAAGGCTTATCTTTACACCAGCAACCCTGATACCTCAACCGGCGATGGCATCGCCATGGCATGGCGTGCTGGCTGTCGAGTTGGCAATATGGAGTTTAATCAATTTCACCCCACCTGCTTATTTCACCCACAAGATCGTTCATTTTTAATTAGTGAGGCGGTGCGTGGTGAAGGGGGCGTTTTAAAACTTCCAAATGGTGAAGCATTTATGGCGCGATACGATGAACGAGCCGATCTTGCACCACGCGACATTGTTGCACGCGCTATAGACCAAGAAATGAAAACCCATGGTATAGACTGCGTTTACTTAGATATTAGTCATAAATCAAAAGACTACCTACAACAACATTTCCCAACGATTTATGCACGCTGTAAAAAAGTGGGCATTGATATTAGCCAACAACCCATTCCCGTTGTGCCTGCAGCTCACTATACCTGTGGGGGTATTGTGACCAACCTACAAGGCGAGACTGATTTACCCGGCCTTTATGCCATTGGCGAAACGGCTTATACCGGGTTGCATGGTGCCAATCGTCTTGCCAGTAACTCTTTACTTGAAGGACTGGTATTTGCACAAGCTACACGGCTTTCTATTGAATCCTCACAAATTATCCCTATTAATGAAGTTATTCGTGAATGGGATAGCAGCCGTGTGAGTGAAGCACGTGAACGCGTGCTCGTTTCCCATGATTGGGATGAATTGCGGCGCGTAATGTGGGATTATGTTGGTATTGTTCGAACAGATAAACGATTAAACCGTGCAGCACAGCGCATTCGTAATTTACAAAAAGAAATCAATGAGTTTTATCGCCAACATCGATTGGATAGTGATTTACTTGAATTGAGAAACTTGGCTTTGGTTGCTTCTTTAATGGTTGGTTCAGCACAAAAACGTAAAGAAAGCCGAGGACTCCATTACAACCTTGATCACCCACAAACCAAACGGCGGGCGAAACCTACCCTCTTAAAACCTAAAAACTTTCAATAA